Below is a window of Yimella sp. cx-51 DNA.
TGACGATGACATCGAAGCGGCTCGGGTCTTGCACCAGGTAGATGGTGGCCGCATCGATGTGGGCGTAGTCATGGGTGACGTTCGGGAACTCCTGACCGACTTCCTCCACGGTGCGGCGCCAGAGGTGACCGGCGTAGGAGAGCACATTGTGCTTGTGCAGCAGGGTGAGCTTCTTGCGCTCACGGCTCTGCGCCCGGGCGAAGGCGTCGCGCACGACGCGCTCGGCACCGAACCGGGTGTTGACGCTCACCTCGGTGGCGAGTTCGTTGGTGGTGCCGACCCGCAGCGCACCCCCGTTGCCGGTGTACGGCCCCTCCGTGCCCTCGCGCACCACGACAAAGTCGATACCTTGCGGCGCAACGGAATCCAGGTCGAGCGGGCTGGCCACCCCCGGGAAGACCTTGGCCGGCCGCAGGTTGATGTAGTGGTCGAGCTCGAACCTGATGCGCAGCAACAGCTGGCGTTCCAGCAGTCCGCTCGGGACGCTCGGATCGCCGATGGCGCCCAGGAGGATCGCATCGTGGCCGCGCAGCTCCTCCAGCACCGAGTCGGGCAGCACCTCACCGCTGGCGTGCCAGCGCTTGGCGCCCAGGTCGTACTGCGTTGCGACGACCTCGGCGTCGGTGACGGCGTCGAGCACCTTGAGTCCTTCGGCCACCACCTCGGGGCCGATGCCGTCGCCGCCGATGACGGCCAGATTGATGGTGTCAGCAGTCGCAGTCTCGCTCATGGCTCCATGCTAGATAACCGTCTTGCATCGTGGTACGCCTATCTCATATTTCGTCGGCTGCATAGCGAACGGCCCGGTGACACGTGGTCACCGGGCCGTTCGAAGCACCGTGGCTCAGTCGCGCAGGTCCATCGACTCCTGGAGTGCGCGGCGGGCGTCCATCTGCTCTTCGGTCATACTCATCAACCCTCGTGGAATGCATTGCCCTGCAGGGCAACTGGTGAACTTTTCTGGCCTCGGACGGTGGTGCGGGGGTTGTGCGCTCGCCGGCCGATCTCAGCTGCGTCCGGACGTGATCGACGCCGGACGCAGCCGATGTTACTCGCCGGTTCGATGTGTGTGAACCGGCTTTCACGGATTATTCGGAAATCAGCGTGCTGCCGAACCCTCGACGTAGTCGGAGTCGGTTGCGCCGTCCTTGATCCAGCTCATCAGACCGCGCAGCTTCTTTCCGGTCGCCTCGATCGGGTGCGAGGCGCCCTTCTCACGCAGTGCCTTGAACTCCGGCGCGCCGGCGTCCTGGTCGTCGATGAAGCGCTTGGCGAAGGCGCCGTTCTGGATGTCGGCCAGCACGTCCTTCATGTTCTCCTTGACCCGCTCGTCGATGACGCGCGGACCGGAGACGTAGTCGCCGTACTCAGCGGTGTCGGAGATGGACCAGCGCTGCTTTGCGATGCCGCCCTCGACCATGAGGTCGACGATGAGCTTGAGCTCGTGCAGGCACTCGAAGTAGGCGACCTCGGGCTGGTAGCCGGCCTCGATGAGCGTCTCGAAGCCGTACTGCACCAGCTGCGACGCGCCACCACAGAGCACCGCCTGCTCACCGAACAGGTCGGTCTCGGTCTCCTCGGTGAAGGTGGTCTTGATGCCGCCGGCACGCAGGCCGCCGATCGCGGAGGCGTACGACTTGGCGATGTCCCAAGCCTTACCCGAAGCGTCCTGCTCCACGGCCAGCAACACCGGAACGCCGCGGCCGTCGACGTACTCACGACGCACGAGGTGACCCGGGCCCTTCGGCGCGACCATGATCACGTCGTTGTCGGTGCCCGGCTTGATGTAGTCGAAGCGGATGTTGAAGCCGTGGCTGAAGAGCAGCACGTCGCCGGACTCCAGGTTGGGCTCGATCTCCTGCGCGTACAGTCCGCGCTGCACCTGGTCGGGAGCCAGGATCACGATGAAGTCGGACGCCTTGACCGCCTCGGAGACCGGCAGGACCGTGAGGCCCTCGGCCTCGGCCTTGGCCACCGAGCTCGAACCGTCGCGCAGGCCGACGACGACCTGGACGCCGGAGTCGCGCAGGTTGAGCGCGTGCGCGTGCCCCTGGCTGCCGTAACCGATGACCGCAACCTTGCGGCCCTGGATCACCGACAGGTCGGCGTCCTCGTCGTAGAACATCTCAGCCACTTCTGGTCTCTCCTTGAATTGCGGGACTGTCTTGTGAGAAGCGTTGTGGATCTTGGGTTTTCAGCTGGCCTTGCGAGCACGATCGGTGATCGAGCGGCCACCGCGGCCGACGGCCACCAGGCCCGACTGCACCAGTTCGCGGACGCCGTAGGGCTCCAGCACCTCCAGCAGCGCGGCCAGCTTGCCCGGCGTACCGGTGGCCTCGAGCACCACCGAGTCGACACTCACGTCGACGACATTGCACCGGAACATCGTGGTCAGATCGAGGATCTGGCTGCGGGTGGCCGCGTCGGACCGCACCTTGATGAGCACGAGCTCGCGCTGCACGGAGGCGGTCTCCTCGAGCTCGACGACCTTGAGCACCTCGATCAGCTTGTTGAGCTGCTTGGTGACCTGCTCCAGCGCGTGCTCCTCGGCGTCGACGACGATCGTCATGCGCGAGATCTCGGCGTGCTCGGTCGGGCCGACGGCGAGGGAGTCGATGTTGAAACCGCGCCGCGAGATGAGACCGGCGATGCGCGCCAGCACACCGGGTTTGTCCTCCACCAGCACTGACAAGGTGTGCCGCGCCATCAGTTGTCTCCTCGTGCGTCCGTGCGATTGCTCATCATTCGCCTTCTTCCTCGCGGTCGAAGACCGGCGCCATGTTGCGCGCCATCGTCACCATGTCGTTGCTGACACCGGCGGGCACCATCGGCCACACCATCGCGTCGCGTTCGACGACGAAATCGATCACCACCGGGGCGTCGTTGATCTCCATCGCCTGTCGAATCACGGTGTCGACGTCCTCGGGACGCTCACACCGCAGCCCGACGCAGCCGTAGGCGTCCGCGAGCTTGACGAAGTCGGGCACCCGCGAGCCGACCGCGGTGTGCAGATCGGTGTTGGAGTAACGCTCGCCGTAGAAGAGCGTCTGCCACTGGCGCACCATGCCCAGCGAGCTGTTGTTGATGATCGCGACCTTGATCGGGATGTTGTTGATGACGCAGGTGGCCAACTCCTGGTTGGTCATCTGGAAGCAACCGTCACCGTCGACCGCCCACACCGTGCGCTCCGGCTCGGCGACCTTGGCGCCCATGGCCGCGGGCACCGCATAACCCATCGTGCCCAGGCCACCGGAGTTGAGCCAGGAGTTGGGACGCTCGTACTGCACGAACTGCGCGGCCCACATCTGGTGCTGCCCCACACCGGCGACGAAGGTGGCCTCCGGTCCGGCGATGGCACCGAGGCGCTCCAACACGTACTGCGGGGCGAGGGCGCCCGGGGTCTCCGGCTCGAGATAGCCCAGCGGGAAGTCGGCCTTCCACTTGGTCGTGCGCTCGCGCCACGCCGCGAAGTCGCCGACCGGACCGTTGGTCGAACGCAGCGTCTCCAGCAGGTCGAGGATGACCTCCTTGCAGTCACCCACGATCGGCACATCGGCCACTCGATTCTTGGAGATCTCGGCCGGATCGATGTCGGCGTGGATCACCTTCGCCTCGGGGGCGAACGAAGGCAGGTGTCCGGTCACCCGGTCGTCGAAGCGAGCCCCAAGCGTGACCAGCAGGTCGGATTTCTGCAGCGCCGTCACCGCAGCAACCGACCCGTGCATGCCGGGCATGCCGAGGTGGAGCGGGTGGCTGTCGGGCACGGCTCCGCGCGCCATCAGCGTGGTGACGACCGGAATGCCGGTGAGCTCGACCAGCTCACGCAGTTCCTTGGAAGCACCTGCGCGGATCACGCCACCGCCGACGTAGAGCACCGGGCTCTTGGCGGCACGGATGAGCTCGACCGCCGCACGAATCTGCTTGTGGTGCGGCTTGGTCACCGGGCGGTAACCCGGCAGGTCGATCACCGGCGGCCAGTGGAAGGTGCTCTTGCCGACGAGCGCGTCCTTGGTGATGTCGACCAGCACCGGGCCCGGACGTCCGCTGCTGGCCACGTGGAACGCCTCGGCGATCGCCTTGGGAATGTCGTCGGCGCTGGTGACGAGGTAGTTGTGCTTGCTCACCGGCATCGTGATGCCGCGGATGTCGGCTTCCTGGAAGGCGTCGGTGCCGATGACCGAGGAGCTCACCTGCCCGGTGATCGCAACCATCGGGACGGAGTCCATGTAGGCGTCCGCGATCGGCGTCACCAGGTTGGTCGCCCCCGGCCCACTGGTGGCCATGCACACGCCGACCTTGCCCGTGGCAGCGGCGTACCCCTGCGCGGCGTGGCCGGCGCCCTGCTCGTGGCGCACGAGAATGTGACGCACCTTGACCGAGTCGAGCAGCGGGTCGTAGGCGGGGAGGATCGCTCCACCCGGAA
It encodes the following:
- a CDS encoding 3-isopropylmalate dehydrogenase, coding for MSETATADTINLAVIGGDGIGPEVVAEGLKVLDAVTDAEVVATQYDLGAKRWHASGEVLPDSVLEELRGHDAILLGAIGDPSVPSGLLERQLLLRIRFELDHYINLRPAKVFPGVASPLDLDSVAPQGIDFVVVREGTEGPYTGNGGALRVGTTNELATEVSVNTRFGAERVVRDAFARAQSRERKKLTLLHKHNVLSYAGHLWRRTVEEVGQEFPNVTHDYAHIDAATIYLVQDPSRFDVIVTDNLFGDIVTDLAAAITGGIGLAASGNINPEGSAPSMFEPVHGSAPDIAGQGKADPTATVLSVAMLLQHLGRADEAARIEAAVSADLAARGTESRSTSQVGDAIVAALA
- the ilvN gene encoding acetolactate synthase small subunit; the encoded protein is MARHTLSVLVEDKPGVLARIAGLISRRGFNIDSLAVGPTEHAEISRMTIVVDAEEHALEQVTKQLNKLIEVLKVVELEETASVQRELVLIKVRSDAATRSQILDLTTMFRCNVVDVSVDSVVLEATGTPGKLAALLEVLEPYGVRELVQSGLVAVGRGGRSITDRARKAS
- the ilvC gene encoding ketol-acid reductoisomerase, with translation MAEMFYDEDADLSVIQGRKVAVIGYGSQGHAHALNLRDSGVQVVVGLRDGSSSVAKAEAEGLTVLPVSEAVKASDFIVILAPDQVQRGLYAQEIEPNLESGDVLLFSHGFNIRFDYIKPGTDNDVIMVAPKGPGHLVRREYVDGRGVPVLLAVEQDASGKAWDIAKSYASAIGGLRAGGIKTTFTEETETDLFGEQAVLCGGASQLVQYGFETLIEAGYQPEVAYFECLHELKLIVDLMVEGGIAKQRWSISDTAEYGDYVSGPRVIDERVKENMKDVLADIQNGAFAKRFIDDQDAGAPEFKALREKGASHPIEATGKKLRGLMSWIKDGATDSDYVEGSAAR
- a CDS encoding acetolactate synthase large subunit: MPTPSQVAARVPQGVQEVADVTGAQALVLALEAVGVDTVFGIPGGAILPAYDPLLDSVKVRHILVRHEQGAGHAAQGYAAATGKVGVCMATSGPGATNLVTPIADAYMDSVPMVAITGQVSSSVIGTDAFQEADIRGITMPVSKHNYLVTSADDIPKAIAEAFHVASSGRPGPVLVDITKDALVGKSTFHWPPVIDLPGYRPVTKPHHKQIRAAVELIRAAKSPVLYVGGGVIRAGASKELRELVELTGIPVVTTLMARGAVPDSHPLHLGMPGMHGSVAAVTALQKSDLLVTLGARFDDRVTGHLPSFAPEAKVIHADIDPAEISKNRVADVPIVGDCKEVILDLLETLRSTNGPVGDFAAWRERTTKWKADFPLGYLEPETPGALAPQYVLERLGAIAGPEATFVAGVGQHQMWAAQFVQYERPNSWLNSGGLGTMGYAVPAAMGAKVAEPERTVWAVDGDGCFQMTNQELATCVINNIPIKVAIINNSSLGMVRQWQTLFYGERYSNTDLHTAVGSRVPDFVKLADAYGCVGLRCERPEDVDTVIRQAMEINDAPVVIDFVVERDAMVWPMVPAGVSNDMVTMARNMAPVFDREEEGE